In one Corallococcus sp. EGB genomic region, the following are encoded:
- a CDS encoding DUF6310 domain-containing protein — translation MRFRTCAALLLLLATACATTEAPVSRSPRLANLQRAATLPWRDDGRCVVREASRPWSDVVEQCFPALDTRRVRFRDVGHRCPVATADAASLEMVVGVCLLTQPELVVGAVVVMGAVVVAVAIREELEAYELRHAYPDEDAPRTRPLKRHPMAEHSPEPEGSAAGRDWFPPPGPPSSADPRERAPECRPRPVSHLGGDALHNQCADRVPSNAFAGSDVLINGKRFDAMQLRAGVLWEVKTDNFDAYPESLQEIVLRKQVAELLREREIALACGYDFSVGVRSTAHMAALRSLAPGLTIVVMDWC, via the coding sequence ATGCGTTTCCGCACCTGCGCCGCGCTGCTGCTCCTCCTCGCCACGGCCTGCGCGACGACGGAGGCGCCCGTGTCCCGGAGCCCGAGGCTCGCGAACCTCCAGCGCGCGGCGACGCTGCCCTGGAGGGACGACGGGCGGTGCGTGGTACGGGAGGCCTCCCGGCCCTGGTCCGACGTGGTGGAGCAGTGTTTTCCCGCGCTGGACACGCGGCGGGTCCGCTTCCGGGATGTGGGGCACCGGTGTCCCGTGGCCACGGCGGACGCGGCCAGTCTGGAGATGGTGGTTGGCGTCTGCCTGCTGACGCAGCCGGAGCTCGTCGTGGGCGCCGTGGTCGTCATGGGCGCGGTGGTGGTGGCGGTCGCCATCCGGGAGGAGCTGGAGGCGTATGAGCTGCGGCACGCGTATCCGGATGAAGATGCGCCCCGGACGCGGCCCCTCAAGCGACACCCCATGGCGGAGCACAGCCCGGAACCCGAGGGCAGCGCCGCGGGACGGGACTGGTTTCCTCCGCCGGGGCCTCCAAGCTCCGCGGATCCGCGTGAGCGAGCCCCGGAGTGCCGACCTCGGCCAGTGTCCCATCTGGGCGGCGATGCCCTGCACAACCAGTGCGCGGACCGGGTGCCGTCGAACGCTTTCGCCGGGTCGGACGTGCTCATCAACGGCAAACGCTTCGACGCGATGCAGCTCCGTGCGGGTGTGCTGTGGGAGGTCAAGACCGATAACTTCGATGCGTATCCGGAGTCACTGCAGGAAATCGTGCTCAGAAAGCAGGTAGCGGAGCTGCTCCGCGAGCGTGAAATCGCGCTGGCTTGTGGGTACGACTTTTCGGTCGGAGTTCGAAGCACCGCGCACATGGCGGCATTGCGCAGCCTGGCTCCTGGCCTCACCATCGTCGTCATGGACTGGTGCTGA
- a CDS encoding response regulator, with the protein MPPPLLLVEDDSDLRDALVEILLAEGHTVVATGNGHEALTWLGGHPPPALLLVDMWTPRNDCWRLLDALLREPHLRDVPVVAISSSEERHPAIREVLSKPFDREALLSGVRRFVPPLH; encoded by the coding sequence GTGCCTCCCCCCCTCCTCCTCGTCGAGGACGACAGCGACCTGCGCGACGCGCTCGTGGAGATCCTCCTCGCGGAAGGCCACACCGTCGTGGCCACGGGGAACGGCCACGAGGCGCTCACCTGGCTGGGCGGCCACCCGCCCCCGGCGCTGCTGCTCGTGGACATGTGGACGCCGCGCAACGACTGCTGGCGGCTCCTGGACGCGCTGCTCCGCGAGCCCCACCTGCGGGACGTGCCCGTCGTGGCCATCTCCTCCAGCGAGGAGCGCCACCCCGCCATCCGCGAGGTGCTCTCCAAGCCGTTCGACCGCGAGGCCCTGCTCAGCGGGGTGCGCCGGTTCGTGCCCCCGCTGCACTGA
- a CDS encoding pirin family protein — translation MGQQQTQQQQAVVRVDSLGPSPTPWRTPDPFLFCVHHDDRYPKGNARMGPDASLAGRDIGQDFAGRDGWNMYHGTVVPGFPQHPHRGFETVTIVRNGLLDHSDSLGAAARFGGGDVQWLTAGGGINHSEMFPLLKQDQGNHIELFQIWLNLPRANKMVPAHFSMLWDHVIPRHVAKDDAGRATNVTVVAGNLGDVKAPPSPPKSWAANPEADVAIWTLKMEPGARWTLPAAKSGTNRMLYFFLGSGLSVGGRAVPARSAVELRADMDVVLENGPETAELLLLQGRPIGEPVVQYGPFVMNSRQEIQQAFADYQRTGFGGWPWPSHDPVHAREEGRFARHADGHIEKPA, via the coding sequence ATGGGTCAGCAGCAGACACAGCAACAGCAAGCCGTGGTTCGGGTGGATTCGCTCGGGCCGTCCCCCACCCCGTGGCGCACGCCGGACCCGTTCCTCTTCTGCGTGCACCATGATGACCGCTACCCCAAGGGCAACGCGCGCATGGGGCCGGACGCGTCGCTCGCGGGCCGGGACATCGGCCAGGACTTCGCGGGCCGGGATGGCTGGAACATGTACCACGGCACCGTGGTGCCGGGCTTCCCGCAGCACCCGCACCGGGGCTTCGAGACGGTGACCATCGTGCGCAACGGGCTGCTGGACCACTCGGACTCGCTGGGCGCGGCGGCGCGCTTTGGCGGGGGCGACGTGCAGTGGCTCACCGCGGGCGGTGGCATCAACCACTCGGAGATGTTCCCGCTGCTCAAGCAGGACCAGGGCAACCACATCGAGCTGTTCCAGATCTGGCTCAACCTGCCGCGCGCCAACAAGATGGTGCCCGCGCACTTCTCCATGTTGTGGGACCACGTCATCCCGCGCCACGTGGCGAAGGATGACGCGGGCCGCGCCACGAACGTGACCGTGGTGGCGGGCAACCTGGGCGACGTGAAGGCGCCTCCGTCGCCGCCCAAGTCCTGGGCCGCGAACCCGGAGGCGGACGTGGCCATCTGGACGCTGAAGATGGAGCCGGGCGCGCGCTGGACGCTGCCCGCGGCGAAGAGCGGCACGAACCGGATGCTCTACTTCTTCCTGGGCTCGGGCCTGTCCGTGGGCGGCCGCGCGGTGCCGGCGAGGAGCGCCGTGGAGCTGCGCGCGGACATGGACGTGGTGCTGGAGAACGGCCCGGAGACGGCGGAGCTGCTGCTGCTCCAGGGGCGGCCCATCGGCGAGCCGGTCGTGCAGTACGGCCCGTTCGTGATGAACTCGCGGCAGGAGATCCAGCAGGCCTTCGCGGACTACCAGCGCACGGGCTTCGGTGGCTGGCCCTGGCCCAGCCACGACCCGGTGCACGCGCGGGAGGAGGGGCGCTTCGCGCGGCACGCGGACGGCCACATCGAGAAGCCGGCCTGA
- a CDS encoding helix-turn-helix domain-containing protein: protein MGKNRLTTWTKLHRRFGDHVRRMRNGRSLTQEALAERSDLSVDAIRRIERGAFSPSLDTLGKLSVGLDVSLKTLFHSFDLERTDGVAEICDFLACRTGSEVKLAWRVLQAMFDEG from the coding sequence ATGGGGAAGAACCGGCTCACGACGTGGACGAAGCTCCATCGGCGATTTGGCGACCACGTGCGCCGCATGCGCAACGGCCGCTCGCTCACGCAGGAAGCGCTCGCCGAACGCAGTGACCTGTCGGTGGATGCCATCCGCCGCATCGAACGGGGTGCGTTCTCGCCCTCGCTGGACACGCTGGGCAAGCTGTCCGTGGGACTGGACGTGTCCCTCAAGACGCTCTTCCACTCGTTCGACCTGGAGCGCACCGACGGCGTGGCGGAGATCTGCGACTTCCTCGCGTGCCGCACCGGCTCGGAGGTGAAGCTCGCCTGGCGCGTGCTCCAGGCCATGTTCGACGAGGGGTGA
- a CDS encoding glycosyltransferase, with protein MAARRQHWRLYALGGGLGHLTRAAGLARAAVARGHRVELLTNSPFAPGLPLESFLGSGATVHRLDAHGDKAATVAAVAAWLAQAPPDVLVVDTFPRGLAGELVALLPAVRAPRVLVHRDLNPVYVERFHVARAVDAFDLLVVPGEDAPFAHHPRAVRTAPWLLLDADALLPREEARRRLGLEAEDARPLVAVMGCGRPEEVAEAGATADRLRAAFEGRAAVRWLVPMARDSGQAVWPALELMRGVDVLVGAGGYNTVQETRATGTPLVAWARPRLYDRQALRLTAAERVEDAGTLEAKVASLLQAGPRERPSAWGNGVHAAVEAIERVAR; from the coding sequence GTGGCCGCGCGACGTCAGCACTGGCGCCTCTACGCGCTCGGCGGAGGCCTGGGCCACCTGACGCGCGCCGCGGGCCTGGCCCGCGCGGCCGTGGCGCGGGGCCACCGGGTGGAGCTCCTCACCAACAGCCCGTTCGCCCCCGGCCTGCCGCTGGAGTCGTTCCTCGGCTCCGGCGCCACCGTGCACCGTTTGGACGCGCACGGAGACAAGGCCGCCACCGTGGCCGCGGTGGCCGCGTGGCTCGCGCAAGCCCCGCCGGACGTGCTGGTGGTGGACACCTTTCCCCGGGGGCTCGCGGGAGAGCTGGTGGCGCTGCTGCCCGCGGTGCGCGCGCCGCGCGTGCTGGTGCACCGCGACCTGAACCCCGTCTACGTGGAGCGCTTCCACGTGGCCCGCGCCGTGGACGCGTTCGACCTGCTCGTCGTGCCCGGCGAGGACGCGCCCTTCGCGCACCACCCGCGCGCGGTGCGGACCGCGCCGTGGCTGCTGCTGGACGCGGACGCGTTGCTGCCCCGCGAGGAGGCCCGGCGGCGGCTGGGCCTGGAGGCGGAGGACGCGCGGCCCCTCGTCGCGGTGATGGGCTGCGGCCGGCCGGAGGAGGTGGCGGAAGCCGGGGCGACCGCGGACCGGCTGCGCGCGGCCTTCGAGGGACGGGCGGCGGTGCGGTGGCTCGTTCCCATGGCGCGGGACTCCGGGCAGGCGGTCTGGCCCGCGCTGGAGCTGATGCGGGGCGTGGACGTGCTGGTGGGCGCGGGCGGCTACAACACCGTGCAGGAGACCCGGGCCACCGGGACGCCGCTGGTGGCCTGGGCGCGGCCCCGGCTCTATGACCGGCAGGCCCTGCGACTGACGGCGGCGGAGCGGGTGGAGGACGCGGGGACGCTGGAGGCGAAGGTCGCGTCCCTGCTCCAGGCGGGGCCTCGTGAGCGGCCCTCGGCCTGGGGCAACGGCGTCCACGCGGCGGTGGAGGCCATCGAGCGCGTCGCGCGCTAG
- a CDS encoding HAMP domain-containing sensor histidine kinase gives MSLRAFFSTVVGGLVLLTLVSATLLAVLTTSLEGMASTLSESVEGVRQAEELEVDLLVHSRLLTSPPGVPMMADPTRGRTPLQIEADLRRQLLDMHAIASTQDERQTTAEVQQQVFAYLAAQHAPLGPSESPAQHDAAAMASLDSALRSLEHLIQINVDQAQEARQNAAHASEMGDLLGLILGLLLLATLVLVVFWLRRFALRPVTALRSAMAGFGRGGRHLRAPEEGPSEIRDMARTFNEMADSLGHQQEQQLAFLAGVAHDLRNPLSALKLSTALTNRGDVTPERMQRTLSLVRRQVARLDRMVGDLLDATRIEAGKLELQLEVRDTRELARSVVELYQSSESGHTLELVVPDTAVLVRADPARLEQVLTNLVSNALKYSPAGSRVEVSVGGDAEHVVVAVADQGIGMSPEELEGLFIPFQRAGNAKQRAPGVGLGLSVSRRIIEAHGGRIEVESQPGRGSVFRVHLARVTAGPPRAPSPSDEEEPAGKDSRAVH, from the coding sequence ATGAGCCTGCGGGCCTTCTTTTCCACCGTGGTGGGGGGGCTGGTCCTGCTCACCCTGGTGTCCGCCACCCTGCTCGCGGTGCTGACGACCTCCCTGGAGGGGATGGCCTCCACGCTGAGTGAATCCGTGGAAGGCGTCCGGCAGGCCGAGGAGCTGGAGGTGGACCTGCTCGTCCACTCGCGGTTGCTGACCTCCCCGCCGGGGGTTCCCATGATGGCGGACCCGACGCGCGGGCGCACGCCCCTCCAGATTGAAGCCGACCTGCGGCGCCAGCTGCTGGACATGCACGCCATCGCCTCCACCCAGGATGAGCGCCAGACGACGGCGGAGGTGCAGCAGCAGGTCTTCGCCTACCTGGCCGCGCAGCATGCGCCGCTGGGGCCTTCCGAGTCCCCGGCCCAGCACGACGCGGCGGCGATGGCCTCGCTGGACTCGGCGCTGCGGTCGCTGGAGCACCTCATCCAGATCAACGTGGACCAGGCGCAGGAGGCCCGGCAGAACGCGGCGCACGCGAGCGAGATGGGCGACCTGCTGGGGCTGATTCTGGGCCTGCTGCTCCTGGCGACGCTGGTGCTGGTGGTCTTCTGGCTGCGGCGCTTCGCGCTGCGCCCGGTGACGGCGCTGCGCAGCGCCATGGCCGGCTTCGGCCGCGGCGGACGGCACCTGCGCGCGCCCGAGGAGGGCCCGTCGGAGATCCGCGACATGGCCCGCACCTTCAACGAGATGGCGGACAGCCTGGGCCACCAGCAGGAGCAGCAGCTGGCGTTCCTGGCCGGCGTGGCGCACGACCTGCGAAACCCCCTGTCCGCGCTGAAGCTGTCCACGGCGCTGACCAACCGGGGCGACGTGACGCCGGAGCGGATGCAGCGCACGCTGTCGCTGGTGCGACGGCAGGTGGCGCGCCTGGACCGGATGGTGGGGGACCTGCTGGACGCGACCCGCATCGAGGCCGGCAAGCTGGAGCTGCAGCTGGAGGTGCGCGACACGCGCGAGCTGGCGCGCTCCGTGGTGGAGCTGTACCAGTCCAGCGAGTCCGGGCACACGCTGGAGCTGGTGGTGCCGGACACGGCGGTGCTGGTGCGCGCGGACCCCGCCCGGCTGGAGCAGGTGCTGACCAACCTGGTGAGCAACGCGCTCAAGTACTCCCCCGCGGGCAGCCGCGTGGAGGTGTCCGTGGGCGGAGACGCCGAGCACGTGGTGGTGGCCGTGGCGGACCAGGGCATCGGCATGTCGCCAGAGGAGCTCGAGGGGCTCTTCATCCCGTTCCAGCGCGCGGGCAACGCGAAGCAGCGCGCACCGGGAGTGGGGCTGGGGCTGTCGGTGTCGCGGCGGATCATCGAGGCGCACGGCGGCCGCATCGAGGTGGAGAGCCAGCCCGGCCGGGGGTCGGTGTTCCGGGTCCACCTGGCCCGGGTGACCGCGGGCCCGCCCCGCGCGCCCTCGCCCTCCGACGAGGAGGAGCCCGCCGGGAAGGACTCCCGCGCGGTGCACTGA
- a CDS encoding glycosyltransferase has product MASGPRVLLLAERFPPDIGGLARSGARTAGSLVRLGARVDVVAWTRTARPGALETVPDAGDVSPFAKGVTLHRLGLFGSADLSMQHTLDVLGHLHSRRGYDLVWGHYLYPPGFLAVVFAQSAGLKSILSARGNDVDQLMFPPGDFARLLWTLQRADVLTAASADLGRKMAMLLGRDPGVEVIPNAVDTALFSPGPADGVLRERLGIQPGEAVLGFSGELRHKKGLPFLLSALTEVRRVRPACLLVIGEVRARDAEHLVAYRAEHPEDAARIIVSGALESPALIAGHLRLCDVYLQPSLWEGMPNALLEAMACARPVIASDAGGIPEAVESGVNGFIVEKALLNHLGQACLDVLGMPEAKRAALGAAARARVEAGFQADAEAAVLSRVLTRAMPRSSA; this is encoded by the coding sequence ATGGCCTCCGGTCCCCGCGTCCTCCTCCTCGCCGAGCGGTTTCCTCCCGACATCGGAGGGCTCGCGAGAAGCGGCGCGCGCACCGCGGGCTCGCTCGTGCGGCTGGGCGCGCGCGTGGACGTGGTGGCCTGGACGCGCACGGCGCGGCCCGGGGCGCTGGAGACGGTGCCGGACGCGGGGGACGTGTCCCCGTTCGCGAAGGGCGTCACGCTGCACCGGCTGGGGTTGTTCGGCAGCGCGGACCTGTCCATGCAGCACACGCTCGACGTGCTCGGACATCTGCATTCGCGGCGCGGGTACGACCTGGTGTGGGGGCACTACCTGTATCCCCCGGGGTTCCTCGCGGTGGTGTTCGCGCAGAGCGCGGGGCTCAAGTCCATCCTGAGCGCGCGGGGCAATGACGTGGATCAGTTGATGTTCCCGCCGGGGGACTTCGCCCGCCTGCTCTGGACGTTGCAGCGGGCGGACGTGCTCACCGCCGCGTCCGCGGACCTGGGCCGGAAGATGGCGATGCTGCTGGGCCGCGACCCGGGCGTGGAGGTCATCCCCAACGCGGTGGACACGGCGCTGTTCTCACCGGGCCCGGCGGATGGGGTGCTGCGCGAGCGGTTGGGCATCCAGCCGGGCGAGGCGGTGCTCGGCTTCTCGGGAGAGCTGCGCCACAAGAAGGGGTTGCCGTTCCTCCTGTCCGCGCTCACGGAGGTGCGGCGCGTACGGCCCGCGTGCCTGCTGGTGATTGGCGAGGTGCGGGCCCGGGACGCCGAGCACCTGGTGGCCTACCGGGCGGAGCATCCGGAGGACGCGGCGCGCATCATCGTCTCCGGCGCGCTGGAGTCCCCGGCGCTCATCGCCGGGCACCTGCGGCTGTGTGATGTGTATCTCCAGCCGTCGCTGTGGGAGGGCATGCCCAACGCGCTGCTGGAGGCGATGGCGTGCGCGCGTCCGGTCATCGCCAGCGACGCGGGCGGCATCCCGGAGGCGGTGGAGTCCGGGGTGAATGGCTTCATCGTGGAGAAGGCGCTGCTCAACCACCTGGGGCAGGCGTGCCTGGACGTGCTGGGGATGCCGGAGGCGAAGCGCGCGGCGTTGGGCGCGGCGGCGCGCGCGCGGGTGGAGGCGGGCTTTCAGGCGGACGCGGAGGCCGCGGTGCTCTCCCGCGTGCTGACGCGCGCGATGCCCAGGTCGTCCGCGTAG
- a CDS encoding serine/threonine protein kinase, with protein MDLLAPPARTLNFDAFWRWLQEHTNCILRCGSPDMTLFDHDDFHWMLMEEERQHVLQLIKGKSLVGEMVMVGREISEVTVSPDPDADPQAGHFLVELMGGPKEDPQVMYHFIMAHGIEPATGHQGFKH; from the coding sequence ATGGATCTGCTCGCCCCACCGGCCCGCACCCTGAACTTCGATGCCTTCTGGCGCTGGCTCCAGGAGCACACCAACTGCATCCTGCGCTGTGGCTCTCCGGACATGACGCTGTTCGACCATGACGACTTCCACTGGATGCTGATGGAGGAGGAGCGCCAGCACGTCCTCCAGCTCATCAAGGGCAAGTCCCTGGTGGGCGAGATGGTGATGGTGGGCCGCGAAATCTCCGAGGTCACCGTCTCCCCGGATCCGGACGCGGATCCGCAGGCGGGCCACTTCCTGGTGGAGCTGATGGGCGGGCCCAAGGAGGATCCGCAGGTGATGTATCACTTCATCATGGCCCACGGCATCGAGCCGGCCACCGGCCACCAGGGCTTCAAGCACTAG
- a CDS encoding glycosyltransferase family 4 protein gives MGTSSGIVYASFDRFPAPKGAAVHIRAFVEALGAAFGPVDLVAIGDAPGAPPPALGPHVTYHPLGARGKDLIAQALTFRSHLGAWWRDRPRAKVVHVRSIFEGYPIARRKAALTDALVYEVNGLPSIELKYHHPDVTDDAELMRKLLAQEEACLQAADLLVTPSAVTAEHLVSRGADPKRLRVIPNGVDLDVFRYAPPRAPEAGRPLRMLYSGTMTSWQGVHHAIEACRLLRRDLSATLTLVGPLRKHARRALLDRCGDLVLQGAVEILEPLPQEELARLHHACDLVLVPLPVNDRNCVQGCCPLKLLEAMATGTPAIVSDLPVTRSLAEATEAYRIRSGSPKAIAEAVKDLAANPALGAALSANARARVERDFPWGRAQEALVNAYADDLGIARVSTRESTAASASA, from the coding sequence ATGGGCACCTCGTCCGGCATCGTCTACGCGTCCTTCGACCGCTTCCCCGCGCCCAAGGGCGCCGCCGTGCACATCCGCGCCTTCGTGGAGGCCCTGGGCGCCGCGTTCGGCCCGGTGGACCTCGTGGCCATTGGCGATGCACCCGGTGCTCCCCCGCCTGCCCTGGGCCCCCACGTCACCTACCACCCGCTGGGGGCCCGCGGGAAAGACCTCATCGCCCAGGCGCTGACGTTCCGCTCGCACCTGGGCGCGTGGTGGCGGGACCGGCCGCGCGCGAAGGTCGTCCACGTCCGCTCCATCTTCGAGGGCTACCCCATCGCCCGGCGCAAGGCCGCCCTCACCGACGCGCTCGTCTACGAGGTCAACGGCCTGCCCTCCATCGAGCTCAAGTACCACCACCCCGACGTCACGGATGACGCGGAGCTGATGCGCAAGCTGCTCGCGCAGGAGGAGGCCTGCCTCCAGGCCGCGGACCTGCTCGTCACGCCCAGCGCCGTCACCGCGGAGCACCTGGTGTCGCGCGGCGCGGATCCGAAGCGCCTGCGCGTCATCCCCAACGGCGTGGACCTGGACGTGTTCCGCTACGCCCCGCCGCGCGCGCCCGAAGCGGGCCGTCCCCTGCGCATGCTCTACAGCGGCACCATGACCTCGTGGCAGGGCGTGCACCACGCCATCGAGGCGTGCCGCCTCCTGCGCCGCGACCTGAGCGCGACCCTCACCCTCGTGGGCCCGCTGCGCAAGCACGCGCGCCGCGCGCTGCTGGACCGCTGCGGCGACCTCGTGCTCCAGGGCGCGGTCGAAATCCTCGAGCCCCTGCCCCAGGAGGAACTCGCCCGGCTGCACCACGCCTGCGACCTCGTGCTCGTGCCGCTGCCCGTGAACGACCGCAACTGCGTGCAGGGCTGCTGCCCCCTGAAGCTCCTGGAGGCCATGGCCACCGGCACGCCCGCCATCGTCAGCGACCTGCCCGTCACCCGCTCGCTCGCGGAGGCCACCGAGGCCTACCGCATCCGCTCCGGCTCGCCCAAGGCCATCGCCGAGGCCGTGAAGGACCTCGCCGCGAACCCCGCGCTCGGCGCCGCGCTGAGCGCCAACGCCCGCGCCCGCGTGGAGCGCGACTTCCCATGGGGCCGCGCGCAGGAGGCGCTCGTGAACGCCTACGCGGACGACCTGGGCATCGCGCGCGTCAGCACGCGGGAGAGCACCGCGGCCTCCGCGTCCGCCTGA
- a CDS encoding DUF5953 family protein, with protein sequence MATPRLLLIAHAPTLLTDDDRPLVMTRAMEQAMPGLKLAWSISDEGQFIPLARRDAWLAREQPDRGMPLLCNGDERHLVTLTGWESPAGVSAGRQAQLQVHAKWHVDAAGITVATAVLSAVAEAARAFWGHVTPSGTASDIALQTSPTLGGPPKPPRGLPALKLPETLRAPEIPQHLGWLNYWSAATARLLGFPDPSRDAELLTRSRRMASGGWLVPLTDAPLDLDDPAHLDVLLRAYARFPEIGGRAAP encoded by the coding sequence ATGGCAACCCCACGCTTACTGCTCATCGCCCATGCGCCCACGCTCCTGACGGATGACGACCGCCCCCTCGTGATGACCCGCGCCATGGAGCAGGCCATGCCGGGCTTGAAGCTCGCGTGGTCCATCTCCGACGAAGGCCAGTTCATCCCCCTCGCCCGGAGGGACGCCTGGCTCGCCAGGGAACAGCCAGACCGCGGAATGCCCCTGCTCTGCAATGGGGATGAGAGACACCTCGTGACGCTGACGGGCTGGGAGAGCCCCGCGGGTGTTTCCGCTGGCCGGCAGGCTCAACTCCAGGTTCATGCGAAATGGCACGTGGACGCGGCTGGCATCACCGTGGCCACGGCGGTGCTCTCAGCGGTCGCAGAAGCAGCACGCGCGTTCTGGGGCCATGTGACTCCCAGCGGTACGGCATCGGACATCGCGTTGCAGACAAGCCCCACTTTGGGCGGCCCTCCCAAGCCCCCCAGAGGCCTTCCCGCGCTCAAGCTTCCGGAGACCCTTCGCGCTCCAGAGATTCCCCAGCACCTCGGCTGGCTGAACTACTGGTCCGCGGCCACCGCGCGGCTGCTCGGGTTCCCGGACCCATCGCGCGACGCGGAGCTGCTGACCCGCTCGCGCCGCATGGCCAGCGGTGGGTGGCTCGTCCCGCTCACGGACGCGCCGCTGGACCTGGACGACCCCGCTCACCTCGACGTCCTGCTGCGCGCCTACGCGCGCTTCCCTGAAATCGGCGGGCGCGCGGCGCCCTGA
- a CDS encoding GDSL-type esterase/lipase family protein, protein MEARPSAGPEAAEAVSPEAVPAPANPPEPAGGTARPAGRSAFRALPPTTERAGHLHALATRLKAPGGAVEEPCLERGDGGCARSALAPFFTALDGLREGTAKAPTVVAAFGNSLIAGDRIVDVIREELAAGFGRAGRGVLLVDRMAPYGGRSRTAAVSSGWQPRTLGELKAPPHPFGITGVYHLATENRARGRFKLEGEPRGTLWWLDVKGAGRLVASVDGAVLARTEPQGDGASRATSFDLPAGAKWLDITAEGEGAIVQGVVLQKDAPGIVLDMLGVPSSDASLYARMEEDALKAQLQQRDPKLMLFFLGGNESKRVEWKRTDLPTVRQDLGALLRRTRAAAPGSACLVVGPMDAVQDPHEEGKPLTQRPFLEATIQAEREVALAEGCGFFNLYAAMGGAGSLARFNQAGFMHEDLVHPRGQGLDLLGQLVSDALLAGWVNEGAVPTPALTTSREEAPDTGASGQTAEAVP, encoded by the coding sequence GTGGAGGCGCGACCTTCCGCGGGCCCCGAGGCCGCCGAAGCCGTGTCGCCCGAGGCGGTGCCTGCTCCCGCGAACCCGCCCGAGCCGGCGGGAGGCACGGCGCGTCCGGCGGGGCGCTCCGCGTTTCGCGCGCTGCCGCCCACCACCGAGCGCGCCGGCCACCTGCACGCGCTGGCCACGCGGCTGAAGGCTCCGGGCGGCGCGGTGGAGGAGCCGTGTCTGGAGCGCGGCGACGGTGGCTGCGCGCGGTCCGCGCTGGCGCCGTTCTTCACCGCGCTGGATGGCCTGCGGGAGGGCACGGCGAAGGCGCCCACGGTGGTCGCCGCGTTCGGCAACTCGCTCATCGCGGGGGACCGCATCGTGGACGTGATCCGCGAGGAGCTGGCGGCGGGCTTCGGCAGGGCGGGCCGGGGCGTGCTGCTGGTGGACCGCATGGCCCCCTACGGCGGACGGTCGCGCACGGCCGCGGTGAGCAGCGGCTGGCAGCCGCGCACGCTGGGCGAGCTGAAGGCGCCGCCGCACCCGTTCGGCATCACCGGCGTGTACCACCTGGCGACGGAGAACCGCGCCCGGGGCCGCTTCAAGCTGGAGGGCGAGCCGCGCGGGACGCTGTGGTGGCTGGACGTGAAGGGCGCGGGCCGCCTCGTCGCGTCCGTGGACGGCGCGGTGCTCGCGCGCACGGAGCCCCAGGGGGACGGGGCCAGCCGCGCCACGTCCTTCGACCTGCCCGCGGGCGCGAAGTGGCTGGACATCACCGCGGAGGGGGAGGGCGCCATCGTGCAGGGCGTGGTGCTGCAGAAGGACGCGCCCGGCATCGTGCTGGACATGCTGGGCGTGCCGTCGTCGGATGCTTCGCTGTATGCCCGGATGGAGGAGGACGCGCTGAAGGCGCAGCTCCAGCAGCGAGACCCGAAGCTGATGCTCTTCTTCCTGGGAGGCAACGAGTCCAAGCGCGTGGAGTGGAAGCGCACGGACCTGCCCACCGTGCGCCAGGACCTGGGCGCGCTCCTGCGCCGCACCCGCGCCGCCGCGCCCGGCAGCGCGTGCCTGGTGGTGGGCCCCATGGACGCGGTGCAGGACCCTCACGAGGAGGGCAAGCCCCTGACGCAGCGGCCGTTCCTGGAGGCCACCATCCAGGCCGAGCGCGAGGTGGCGCTCGCCGAGGGCTGCGGCTTCTTCAACCTCTACGCGGCGATGGGCGGCGCGGGCTCCCTCGCGCGCTTCAATCAGGCGGGGTTCATGCACGAGGACCTGGTGCATCCGCGCGGTCAGGGCCTGGACCTGCTGGGGCAGCTGGTCTCGGACGCGCTGCTGGCGGGATGGGTGAACGAGGGCGCGGTGCCGACGCCGGCGCTCACGACGTCGCGTGAAGAGGCACCGGACACCGGTGCGAGCGGCCAGACCGCGGAGGCGGTGCCATGA